ACGGAAGGAAGAACCGAACGAAACCGATCCGGAACAAAATAAGCAACCCAAAAGGGGGCCTGCCAAAACAGAAGATCATTTAAGATTGATAGCTTAACTCAATCCCAAAAACAGAGCATTGAAAGAGATTACCGGTTTGCTTTTCCTTTTACGGACCGATGATTGTCACCTCCCCCTTTTCTTGTGATGAATTTTTCAAGCAAAGTTTAGTTCACCGTTTCCTTCCCGGTACCACAGGAACAACAACATGGTATGCCCGTCCAATCCCACATAACCCACGTATCTCGCATGAGCACAACCAGCATGATGGAGCATCAACACACAGCGCGACCAAGAGCCACCTCTCAACCAAGCAAGAACCACCGAGCAGCGTATCAAGCAAACATGTAGGGCCCAGCACCAAGCATTTTATGGCCAAGTCCATGTGACTCACATTAACCAGGAAGCAAATAATAAGCAGGTCAGTAATATGGTCTGTAATAAAGGATCTGCTTACTCACGGTACATCATTATAGTTCAAATACATGATCACAAAGTTTCAGACACAAGGAAACACACCTCATGATACTAGATAGGGTTTTCATACCTGGATGAAACACACTTCTCAAGATCCAGGCCATCAGTAGGGACCTGATCGGTCACGACTGTAACGGTCACCCCCGCTTCCACCATCTCGGCTACGGCTAGAATATCGGTCACTGCCACGCTCAGATCGATCACCGTCACGATCAGAACGGTCGCCGCCACGGTCAGAACGGTCACGGTCAGAACGATCGCCGCCACGGTCAGAACGGTCACGGTCAGATCTACCACCACCATACCTATCATCTCTGCCACCATATCGGTCACCTCTCCCGCCATCACCATCTGGGCACTCTCTAGCAAAGTGTCCAGGTTTGCCACACTTGAAGCAGTCCCCACCACTACCACGCGGCGCACGACCACCGCCATAGTCACGGCCACCACGAG
Above is a window of Triticum dicoccoides isolate Atlit2015 ecotype Zavitan chromosome 5B, WEW_v2.0, whole genome shotgun sequence DNA encoding:
- the LOC119312700 gene encoding glycine-rich RNA-binding protein RZ1A-like; translation: MADEDEYRCFVGNLSWSTTDESLKDAFSKYGKVTEAKVVMDKFSGRSRGFAFVTFDEKKAMEEAIEDMNGLDLEGRAITVDKAQPQGAGRDRNGDRDFDRDRGSRGGRDYGGGRAPRGSGGDCFKCGKPGHFARECPDGDGGRGDRYGGRDDRYGGGRSDRDRSDRGGDRSDRDRSDRGGDRSDRDGDRSERGSDRYSSRSRDGGSGGDRYSRDRSGPY